The nucleotide sequence CGGACAAATAGCAGCTTCCATAACATTAGAGATAACCGCAAAGGCTGATGAAATGAAAGCAAATGGAATAAATGTAATAGGATTTGGTGCTGGACAGCCAGATTTTAATACCCCAAAAAATATAAGAGATGCAGCTATATATGCTATAGAAAATGGGTATACTAAATATACACCTGTTTCAGGAATCAAGGAACTAAAAATGGCTATATGCGATAAATTTAAAAGAGATAATAATTTAAACTATTCTTTATCTAATATTATAGTTTCAACTGGAGCTAAACAATGCTTATCAGATACATTTTCAGCATTATTAAATCCAGGTGACGAGGTTATATTAAGTGCACCATATTGGGTAACCTATCCTGAACTAATAAAATTAAATGATGGTATTTCTGTAATTATAAATACTACAGAAGAAAATCACTTTAAACTATCAGTTGATGACTTAGAAAATGCGTATACAAGTAAAACTAAAGCTATACTTATAAATAGCCCTTCAAATCCAACAGGAACAGTATATACAGAAACTGAGCTTAAAGCTATAGCTGAGTTTGCAAAAGAAAAGGATTTATTCATTATCTCTGATGAAATATATGAAAAATTAATCTATGATGGTGAGAGACATGTAAGTATAGCTAGTTTAAGCCAGGATGCTTTTAATAGAACAGTTGTTATAAATGGTATGTCTAAGTCCTACGCTATGACAGGATGGAGATTAGGCTATGCTGCTTCAGGATCATCTGAATTTATAAAACTAATGTCCCATATACAAGCTCATACTACATCAAATGCAAATTCTATAACTCAATATGCAAGCGTAGAGGCGTTAAATGGACGCCAAGAAGAATTACATTCAATGGTAACTGAATTTGAAAAAAGAAGAACTTATATGTCTAAAAGAGTTAACAACATAACTGGAATACACTGCTTGTTGCCAAAGGGCGCTTTTTACGTGATGATGAATATAAGCAATCTTTTTGGGAAAGAAATAAATGGAGTAAAAATAAATAATTCTGTAGATTTTTCAAAAGAACTTCTTAGCGAAAATAAAGTTGCTGTGGTTCCTGGTACAGGTTTTGGGAATGACAACTATGTAAGATTATCCTATGCAACATCAATGGACAATATAGTTAAAGGACTTGATGAAATAGAGAACTTCATAGGAAAATTACGCTAAAAGAAGCTTATATGCTTTGATTTTTAAATAAATGGTATTTTTCTTGAACATGCTATTAATTTATGTTATACTGTAAAAAGCTTGTTATGAGCTTTTTATAGTAATATTAATTTTAGAGGTGATTTGTATGGTAACTAAAAGCGTTGTTGTTAAAAGTTCAACTGGTTTACATGCTAGACCAGCAACTTTACTTGTAAAAAAAGCATCAGGTTTCAAATCAGATGTAACTATGGAATTCAATGGTAAAAAAGCTAATGCAAAAAGTCTTATAGGTGTTTTATCATTAGGAGTTTCAAAAGATAGTAATATTAAGTTAATCGTTTCCGGTGATGATGAAGCTTTAGCAGCTGAGGAAATAGTTAAATTAATCGAATCTTTAGATGAGTAAAAAATCAACTAAAAAACAATGAAATTTAATTTTCATTGTTTTTTTTATTTATTCTAGCTCAAAATTATCATATAGAATCGATAAACACGAACAAAAATATTATATTTACCTAAAATATATGTTATAATATAAACGAATTTAATAAACCTAATATTTATGTACGGAGGTATAGTATGAGAAATACTTATGAAACACCACTTAATACAAGATATGCATCTAAAGAAATGAGTTATCTTTTTTCTGATGATATGAAATTTAGAACATGGAGAAAACTTTGGGTTGCTCTAGCAGAAAGTGAAATGGAATTAGGACTTAATATAACTAATGAGCAGATTAACGAATTAAAAGCTCATATTGATGATATAAACTACGACGTTGCACAAGAACGAGAAAAAATAGTAAGACATGATGTAATGAGTCATGTATATGCTTATGGCGTTCAATGTCCATCAGCAAAGGGTATAATACATTTAGGTGCTACATCCTGCTATGTTGGAGATAATGCTGATATTATCATAATGAAGGAAGCCCTTATACTTATAAGAAAAAAACTTCTTAATACAATACACCATTTAAGCAAATTTGCTTTAAACTATAAATCTCTTCCTACACTTGGATTCACTCACCTTCAACCTGCTCAGCTTACTACTGTGGGTAAAAGAGCAACCTTATGGATACAAGATTTAATGATAGATTTAGAAAATCTTGATTTTGTAATAGAAAATTTAAAATTAAGAGGTGTTAAAGGTACAACAGGAACTCAAGCAAGTTTTATGGACCTTTTTAATGGAGACCAGGAAAAAATTAAAACCCTTGAGAAAAAAGTAGTTGAAAAAATGAACTTTAAATCGGCATATGATGTAACGGGTCAAACTTATCCTAGAAAAATAGATTCTATAGTACTAAATACACTTTCAGAGATTGCTCAAAGTGCTTATAAGTTCAGTAATGACTTGAGAATACTTCAAAATATGAAAGAGATGGAGGAGCCTTTTGAAAAAAATCAAATTGGATCTTCAGCAATGGCTTATAAGAGAAATCCTATGAGATCTGAAAGAATAAGTGCTCTATCAAGATATATAATTGTAAATTCACTTAATCCTGCTATTACTGCGGCAACTCAATGGTTTGAAAGAACACTAGATGATTCTGCAAACAAAAGAATTTCTGTAGCAGAAGCTTTCCTTGCGCTAGATGGTGTTTTGAATCTTTATATAAATGTATCGTCCAATATGGTAGTATATGAAAATGTAATAACAGCTCATGTTAAGAGTGAACTTCCTTTTATGGCAACAGAAAATATTATGATGGAAGCTGTAAAAAAAGGTTGCGACAGGCAAGAACTTCATGAAAGAATAAGAAAACATTCAATGGAAACAGCTAAAAGAATTAAAGCTGATGGATTACCAAATGATTTAATAGAAAGAATAAAGAAAGATTCTTATTTTAAATTGACAGAAAAAGAAATTGATGAAATAATAGATCCAAATAAATTTGTAGGTAGAGCCCCATATCAAGTAGAAGAATATATAATCAATTGTGTAAAGCCTATTTTAGTTAAGAATAAAGATATTGTAGGTATAGAAGTTAGTATTGATGTTTAAAATATTTACACATCATTGGTAAAAGTATATAATAAATTAGGAGAAATATTTTCCCAAATTATTATATGCAAAGGGTGACTATATGTTTAAACAAAAAAAAATTATTTTTATTGCTATTATAGTTATTTTTATTTTTTCTGGTTGCTCAAGTTTGCAAGATAAATCCAAGAATCAAGTAAAATCCAAAAACTTAACTTCTTCAACTAAGAAAAAAGTTAAAAAAGCAAAGGAACCACCTAAACCCAAAGTTTTTAAGTTAGGTTCTAGCGGAAGCGATGTAAAAAGCATTCAAGACAAACTTAATAATTATGGCTATGCTATTACGGCCGATGGAAAATTTGGTCCTTCAACTGATTGGGCTGTAAGAGACTTTCAATATAAACATAATATAGCTATGGATGGAAGCGTTTCTGATCAAACAATGAATTTACTAAATCAAACGCCAACTGACGCAACTAGAGTAAATTCCGTTATTCAGCCAGATCCTAACCCAGATGTACAATCACTAAAAGCTGCAGCAGAAAATTTAGCTAATTCTAATGATACACCTACTTATACCAAGTTCTTTATAATTACATCGCTAAAAGAGCAGAGGGTATATGTGTTTAACGGTGATCCTCACAACTGGAAGTTAATAAATACCTTTCAGTGTACTTCAGGAGCATCTGATACGCCTACTATAACAGGTCGTTTCTATGTTCAAGGTAAAGGTTTAGCCTTTAAAACAAGTAACGATGTAATTTGTAAGTACTACACTCAAATTCAAGGAAATTATTTATTTCATAGTATACTCTTTGATAAAAATGGAAATGTAGTAGATGGAACTTTAGGTGCTTCACTTTCTCATGGCTGTATTCGACTAGCTGTGCAAAATGCAAAATATATATATGATACATTACCAATGGGAACAGGAATATGGATATACTAAAACAAATAAGATGCATATCTTTAAGTATGTATCTTATTTGTTTTTAATTTATTTTTCAATATTAATTGGGGTAATAAGATGGTATAATATATATAGTAAAAGTAGGTTAAAATAATAATTTGATCGATAATTGGAGTTGTGTATTATGTCTTTAAAAACTTCTTTTGATGAAAATATAAAACAAAAACATAAAATTGAAAAACCCAAAATGTATAAAGTAATACTACATAATGACGATTATACTACAATGGAGTTTGTAATTGAAATCCTCATCAATGTATTCAATAAAGTCCCTGCCAATGCAGTTAAGATAACTTTTGATGTACACAAAAATGGAATAGGAATAGCAGGAGTTTATCCATATGATATTGCGGCAACAAAAATAAATGAGGTTAAGAAATTAGCTTACAAGAATGGATATCCATTGAAATTGACTATGGGGGAGGTATAGAACTTGAAATTAGATGAGATTGTAAATGAAATTATTACAGCAGCATATAGTGAAGCAAAATTTGATATGCATAAATATTTTACACCTGAACATATTTTATATGCTTCGCTATTTTATAATGATGGAATAAATATAATAAAAAACACAGGCGGTTCTGTTGAGGGTTTAAAGAAGCAGCTAGAAAAATATTTTATGAAAAATGTTGAGAAACTAGAATCAGGAGATCCAACTCAAACTGTTGGTGTTGAAAATATAATAAATCAAGCAGCTAATCATGTTTTAACTAGCGGAAAGGACTACGTAACTATAGGTGATATATATGTAGCCATTTATGACGATAATGCATCCTTTGGAAGCTATTATTTAAAGCAACAGGGTATTACTAGGCTTAAGCTTTTGAATTATATTACACATGGAATATCAGCTGTAAACGATAGTGATGAGGATGATATAGAGCCTTTGCCAGAAAATGAATACTTATTTGATGATTATCACGAAGATGAAGTTTGTGCTATTGATAAATATACAGAGGATATTACTGAAAAGGCAAAAAATGGCCTTATAGATCCACTAATAGGAAGAGAAGATATACTAAAAAAGACACTTCAAGTTCTGTGTAGAAGGAGAAAAAATAATCCTATTCATGTAGGAGAACCTGGAGTTGGAAAAACAGCTATAACTGAAGGACTTGCAACTTTAATAGCTGAAGATAAGGTACCGACTGTTTTAAAGGGAAGTAAGATTTATACATTAAACATGGGAACAATGGTTGCTGGAACAAAATATAGGGGCGACTTTGAAGAAAGAATAAAAAATGTATTAAATGAAATTTCAAAATGTGAAAAACCAATAGTATATATTGATGAAATTCACACCATCATAGGTGCTGGTGCTGTATCTGGCGGAACAGTTGATGCAGCTAATATATTAAAGCCATACTTTACAGATGGAAAAATAAAATTTATAGGATCAACTACCTATGATGAATATAAGAAAATATTTGATAAAGATAGAGCATTGTCTAGAAGATTTCAAAAAATAGATGTAGGGGAACCAACAATTAATGAAACCTATGACATACTTATGGGGATAAAAACCAGATATGAACAGTTTCATAATGTACACTACACCAATGCTTCACTTAAAGCTGCAGCCGCTCTTTCAGCAAAATGCATAAATGATAGATTTTTACCCGACAAGGCAATAGATGTAATTGATGAGTGTGGTGCATTTGCTGAAATGAATAGGAAAGATACTGAGAAGGTTTATATAAATGTGAAAGATGTAGAAAATGTAATTTCATCTATATCAGGCATACCAGTAAAAGACTTATCCAAAACACAAATAGAAAAGCTTAAAAATCTAAAAAAGAATCTGAAAAGCAAAATATTTGGTCAAGACAAAGCTTTAGAGTCTATAGTCCAATCAATAAAAAGATCAAGTGCTGGTTTTAACGATGAGAATAAGCCAGTAGCAAGTTTTCTTTTTGTAGGTCCTACTGGTGTTGGTAAAACAGAAATATCAAAACAATTAGCAGAAGCTTTGAATATAAAGCTAATAAGATTTGATATGAGTGAATATCAGGAAAAACACACTGTAGCGAGATTAATAGGATCTCCTCCGGGTTATGTAGGATATGAAGAGGGAGGACTTTTAACAGATGCAGTTAGAAAAAACCCATATTGCATACTACTTCTTGATGAAATTGAAAAAGCTCACTCTGATATTTTAAATGTACTTCTTCAAGTTATGGATTATGCTACTCTAACAGATAACAGTGGAAAGAAAGCTGATTTTAGAAATATTATACTCATAATGACCTCTAATGCAGGAGCTTCAGAGGTAGGTAAAAATAAAGTTGGTTTTGGTAATAGAGTAGTTGGTGAGGATAATATCGATAAAGAGGTTTCTAAAATATTCTCTCCTGAATTTAGAAATAGACTTGATGATATAATAATATTCAATAAAATGGATGAGGATATGGCTATACGTGTTGCTAAAAGATCCCTGGATGAATTCCAGCAGAAGCTAAATAAAAAGCATATAAAAATTAAAGTTACTGATGAATGCTATAAATGGATTGCGTCTAAGGGATTAAACTCAAATTACGGTGCAAGAGAAATCCTAAGAGTGATACAAGAAAAAATTAAACCTTATTTTATAGATGAGGTTCTTTTCGGAAATCTCACTAAAGGAGGAGAAACATTAATAGACGTAAAAGATAATAACATAAAATTTGAAAGTATAGATAAGTAAGCAGATTTTCTAAGCGTTGACAATTAAAAAGAATTGTACTATAGTATAATTACTATTTAGTGATAAAATTTCATATTATTTCTTATCAAGAAGGTGGAGGGACTGGCCCTATGAAGCCTGACAACCGGCAAATGTACGGTGTTAATTCCTGCAAAACTTATTTGTTTTGAAAGATAAGAAAACAGCTTATTAATTAATGAGTATGTTAATAATCCGTTTTTCTTATTGGAAAATGGATTTTTTTTATATATTAAAATTTAAACTAGGACGGTGAAAAAAATGCCTATAAAAATACCTGATAATCTTCCAGCAGCAAAAACTTTAAATGAAGAAAATATATTTTTTATGGATGAGGATAGAGCCTATCATCAAGATATAAGACCTCTTAATATTGTTATAGTTAACCTTATGCCAACAAAGATAGTAACAGAAACTCAAATATTAAGGCTAATTGGAAATTCGCCTCTTCAGGTTAATCCGACCTTTATTCATACACAAACTCATAAATCACAAAATACTTCAAAGGAACATTTAATTAAATTTTACGAAACCTTTGAAGAGATTAAAAACAATAAATTTGATGGCATGATAGTAACAGGAGCTCCAGTGGAGACACTTTCCTTTGAGAATGTTGATTATTGGGAGGAACTATGCAGAATTTTTGATTGGTCAGTTACTAATGTAACCTCAACTATACATATATGTTGGGGGGCACAGGCCGGTTTATACCATCATTATGGGATACCTAAATACGAGCTTCACGAAAAACTATTTGGAGTATTTAAACATAACCTTACTGAAAGAAATATAAAATTGACACGAGGTTTTGACGATGAATTTTATGCTCCGCACTCGAGACATACTTATGTAAAAAGAGAAGATATTAAAAAGAATCCTAGCCTAAAGATTTTAGCTGAATCTGATGAAGCAGGAGCATATATAGTTGCATCAGAAAACGGCAAAAATATCTTTGTTATGGGACATGCAGAATATGATGGTGATACATTAAATCTAGAATATATTAGGGATAAAAATCAAGGTATGAATATAAAAATCCCTAAAAATTACTTTAAAGATAATGATCCAGAGAAGGGACCTATGGTTACTTGGAGAGGTCATGCTAATCTTTTATTCTCTAACTGGCTTAATTATTATGTATATCAGGAGACACCATTTGAACTATAGAATTATGAGAGTAAAGTATTATTAAAACATAGAAAGTGTGTTATTATGAAAATCGGTAGACTACTAGGGATTTTAAATATACTTGCTAATACTGATAGAGCCACAGTACAAGAATTATAAGAAAGATTTGAAGTTTCTAAGTGTACAATTCTTCGAGATCTGGATATGTTGAATGAGTCAGTGATTACAATTATTACATATTCAGGACTTATTCGGCCTCATAAACTTGTTTTTAAGCAGTTATATTATATTTATACGCTTATAAGCAAGAGTTCCGTTTATTTAAAATCAATATAATTGCTACCTATAAAATTATGGATGCAAATTTCAATTGTAAAGCTGTTAAAAAAATAGATTTTAGAAAAGATTTTGCTATTGGTTTGTTTTCATCACAAGATCAAAAATCATCGTTTAAAGTTATAGAACCACTTGAACTAAAAAAATTAATAAAAACTCGAATAAAAGGAATATATAACCTCTACAAAGATGACATATAGGTGTCATCTTTTTCGTTATTATACTGTAAGTTATTATCCCAAAAATTTTGATATGTTGTTACTGATTGGAGGCTATGCTTGGATGAAACAGAAAAATAATGTTATTTATCCTATTGTTGAGTATGCCATTCAACATAACATTCCGTTACCAACAATTTCATTGAAAAGCAAGCAGTTTACGATGATTCAGGTATAATAATTGCAAATGGTACAGCTTCTTTAGAATTTGCTAAGGAAATTATATTATATTTGAATATTAAAACTAGAGAAAAAGTTTATGAAATGTATCTATATAATAAGCTGAATAGTTAATTAAAAAAACTTATAGGTGATGCTAAGGAAAATGGATTTTATTATAGTGGAAATGCTATAATAAAATAGTTGGTTATATTTGTGACTTTTAACATATGACAACTACATGAAAGTAATAAATTTAAAATTGAGTATAAAAATTGGAATTAATAGATTGATTTTGAGTCAAGGATGGATTGTATTTAAAGCCATATAAGCAATCTTTAGAACAGGGGAAAATAGTTGTGAAGGAAGCTTTTTCAAATACTATTTTACTTTACATAAGGAGTTGATAACTATGATAAATAAAATCTTACTTCAAGATGTACTAGAAGCGTCTTTAGAAAAGGGTGCAGACTTTGCAGAAATATTTGTAGAGGATACCATTTCAAATGATTTATTTATGAGTGCGTTAAAACTAAAAAAATCCACTACAAATAGAGTATTTGGAATTGGCATAAGAATAATTAAAGGATTAAAAAGCGTATATGCTTATACAAATTCTACAGATAAGGAAACTCTCTTAAAAACAGTTAATGAAGCCTCATTGGCACTAGGGGATTTAAAACTAAATAAATCTATAACACTAAAAGAAAGATTGAATTTAAATATTCATCCTATAATATATGTTCCATCATCAGTCAGTACCTTAGATAAAAAAGCTATAATTGAAAGAGCATCTGTTTCTGCAAAAAACTATGATAAATCTATAGTTCAAGTAGAAGCTACTTATAAAGATTCTGATCAAAAAATAATAATTGCTAATAGCTTGGGACTATACACTACAGATAGAAGAGTACATTCAAGAATGACTATAACATCTATAGCAAGTAATGGAGTTGAAAATCAAACTGGATACATTGCACCAGGAAGGAGCATGGGGATTGAAATGTTTGATACAATAAGTCCTGAAAAGTGCGGATTAGACGCCAGTCAAATGGCAATAACTATGTTAAATGCCAAACCATGTCCTTCAGGAAAAATGACTGTTGCCATAGAAAATGGTTTTGGTGGTGTCATATTTCATGAAGCCTGTGGGCACGCACTAGAAGCCTCATCTGTATCAAAAAACCTCTCTGTGTTTTCAAATAAATTAGGAGAGAAAATAGCTTCTAGTAAAGTTACTGCTATAGATGATGGTACGATAAAAAATGCATGGGGTTCAATAAATATTGATGATGAAGGCAATCCATCAGAAAAAAAGGTACTAATAGAAAACGGAATATTAAAATCGTATATGATAGATTACTTAAACGGGAAGAGAATGGGAGTTAAAGCTAATGGCAGTTCAAGAAGAGAGTCCTATAAATTTGCACCTACCTCTAGAATGACAAACACATATATAGCAGCGGGAGAGGATGAATCTTCAGATATTATAGCTTCTATAGATAATGGACTTTATGCTAAAAGAATGGGTGGTGGCTCCGTTAATCCTATAACAGGTGAATTTAATTTCTCAGTATTAGAAGGGTATCTTGTGAAAAACGGTAAAATAAAAGAGCCAGTAAGAGGTGCAAGTTTAATAGGAAAAAGTACGGAAATATTAAACAATATAGATATGGTTGGAAAAAATTTATCTTTAGGTTCAGGTACATGTGGAGCAGCAAGTGGTAATATTCCTACAAACGTTGGTCAG is from Clostridium acetobutylicum ATCC 824 and encodes:
- the clpA gene encoding ATP-dependent Clp protease ATP-binding subunit ClpA, whose amino-acid sequence is MKLDEIVNEIITAAYSEAKFDMHKYFTPEHILYASLFYNDGINIIKNTGGSVEGLKKQLEKYFMKNVEKLESGDPTQTVGVENIINQAANHVLTSGKDYVTIGDIYVAIYDDNASFGSYYLKQQGITRLKLLNYITHGISAVNDSDEDDIEPLPENEYLFDDYHEDEVCAIDKYTEDITEKAKNGLIDPLIGREDILKKTLQVLCRRRKNNPIHVGEPGVGKTAITEGLATLIAEDKVPTVLKGSKIYTLNMGTMVAGTKYRGDFEERIKNVLNEISKCEKPIVYIDEIHTIIGAGAVSGGTVDAANILKPYFTDGKIKFIGSTTYDEYKKIFDKDRALSRRFQKIDVGEPTINETYDILMGIKTRYEQFHNVHYTNASLKAAAALSAKCINDRFLPDKAIDVIDECGAFAEMNRKDTEKVYINVKDVENVISSISGIPVKDLSKTQIEKLKNLKKNLKSKIFGQDKALESIVQSIKRSSAGFNDENKPVASFLFVGPTGVGKTEISKQLAEALNIKLIRFDMSEYQEKHTVARLIGSPPGYVGYEEGGLLTDAVRKNPYCILLLDEIEKAHSDILNVLLQVMDYATLTDNSGKKADFRNIILIMTSNAGASEVGKNKVGFGNRVVGEDNIDKEVSKIFSPEFRNRLDDIIIFNKMDEDMAIRVAKRSLDEFQQKLNKKHIKIKVTDECYKWIASKGLNSNYGAREILRVIQEKIKPYFIDEVLFGNLTKGGETLIDVKDNNIKFESIDK
- a CDS encoding HPr family phosphocarrier protein — encoded protein: MVTKSVVVKSSTGLHARPATLLVKKASGFKSDVTMEFNGKKANAKSLIGVLSLGVSKDSNIKLIVSGDDEALAAEEIVKLIESLDE
- the purB gene encoding adenylosuccinate lyase; this translates as MRNTYETPLNTRYASKEMSYLFSDDMKFRTWRKLWVALAESEMELGLNITNEQINELKAHIDDINYDVAQEREKIVRHDVMSHVYAYGVQCPSAKGIIHLGATSCYVGDNADIIIMKEALILIRKKLLNTIHHLSKFALNYKSLPTLGFTHLQPAQLTTVGKRATLWIQDLMIDLENLDFVIENLKLRGVKGTTGTQASFMDLFNGDQEKIKTLEKKVVEKMNFKSAYDVTGQTYPRKIDSIVLNTLSEIAQSAYKFSNDLRILQNMKEMEEPFEKNQIGSSAMAYKRNPMRSERISALSRYIIVNSLNPAITAATQWFERTLDDSANKRISVAEAFLALDGVLNLYINVSSNMVVYENVITAHVKSELPFMATENIMMEAVKKGCDRQELHERIRKHSMETAKRIKADGLPNDLIERIKKDSYFKLTEKEIDEIIDPNKFVGRAPYQVEEYIINCVKPILVKNKDIVGIEVSIDV
- a CDS encoding ATP-dependent Clp protease adaptor ClpS; protein product: MSLKTSFDENIKQKHKIEKPKMYKVILHNDDYTTMEFVIEILINVFNKVPANAVKITFDVHKNGIGIAGVYPYDIAATKINEVKKLAYKNGYPLKLTMGEV
- a CDS encoding TldD/PmbA family protein, with the protein product MINKILLQDVLEASLEKGADFAEIFVEDTISNDLFMSALKLKKSTTNRVFGIGIRIIKGLKSVYAYTNSTDKETLLKTVNEASLALGDLKLNKSITLKERLNLNIHPIIYVPSSVSTLDKKAIIERASVSAKNYDKSIVQVEATYKDSDQKIIIANSLGLYTTDRRVHSRMTITSIASNGVENQTGYIAPGRSMGIEMFDTISPEKCGLDASQMAITMLNAKPCPSGKMTVAIENGFGGVIFHEACGHALEASSVSKNLSVFSNKLGEKIASSKVTAIDDGTIKNAWGSINIDDEGNPSEKKVLIENGILKSYMIDYLNGKRMGVKANGSSRRESYKFAPTSRMTNTYIAAGEDESSDIIASIDNGLYAKRMGGGSVNPITGEFNFSVLEGYLVKNGKIKEPVRGASLIGKSTEILNNIDMVGKNLSLGSGTCGAASGNIPTNVGQPLIRVSEITVGGR
- a CDS encoding L,D-transpeptidase family protein, coding for MFKQKKIIFIAIIVIFIFSGCSSLQDKSKNQVKSKNLTSSTKKKVKKAKEPPKPKVFKLGSSGSDVKSIQDKLNNYGYAITADGKFGPSTDWAVRDFQYKHNIAMDGSVSDQTMNLLNQTPTDATRVNSVIQPDPNPDVQSLKAAAENLANSNDTPTYTKFFIITSLKEQRVYVFNGDPHNWKLINTFQCTSGASDTPTITGRFYVQGKGLAFKTSNDVICKYYTQIQGNYLFHSILFDKNGNVVDGTLGASLSHGCIRLAVQNAKYIYDTLPMGTGIWIY
- a CDS encoding pyridoxal phosphate-dependent aminotransferase, with translation MNFSKKAGQIAASITLEITAKADEMKANGINVIGFGAGQPDFNTPKNIRDAAIYAIENGYTKYTPVSGIKELKMAICDKFKRDNNLNYSLSNIIVSTGAKQCLSDTFSALLNPGDEVILSAPYWVTYPELIKLNDGISVIINTTEENHFKLSVDDLENAYTSKTKAILINSPSNPTGTVYTETELKAIAEFAKEKDLFIISDEIYEKLIYDGERHVSIASLSQDAFNRTVVINGMSKSYAMTGWRLGYAASGSSEFIKLMSHIQAHTTSNANSITQYASVEALNGRQEELHSMVTEFEKRRTYMSKRVNNITGIHCLLPKGAFYVMMNISNLFGKEINGVKINNSVDFSKELLSENKVAVVPGTGFGNDNYVRLSYATSMDNIVKGLDEIENFIGKLR
- the metA gene encoding homoserine O-acetyltransferase MetA; this encodes MPIKIPDNLPAAKTLNEENIFFMDEDRAYHQDIRPLNIVIVNLMPTKIVTETQILRLIGNSPLQVNPTFIHTQTHKSQNTSKEHLIKFYETFEEIKNNKFDGMIVTGAPVETLSFENVDYWEELCRIFDWSVTNVTSTIHICWGAQAGLYHHYGIPKYELHEKLFGVFKHNLTERNIKLTRGFDDEFYAPHSRHTYVKREDIKKNPSLKILAESDEAGAYIVASENGKNIFVMGHAEYDGDTLNLEYIRDKNQGMNIKIPKNYFKDNDPEKGPMVTWRGHANLLFSNWLNYYVYQETPFEL